From the Mycobacterium sp. DL592 genome, the window GCGTCGGGGTGTGTTCGTTCGGCGACGAGATCGTCTTCACCCAGGGCTCGCCGTCGGAGCGCCGCTTCGCGGCGGCCTACGGCAAGCGCGGGCGCATCGTCGGCGCCGTCACATTCAACCACGGTAAGTGGCTGCCGCACTATGCCTCGCTGATCGAGAAGTCCGCACCGTTCCCTCCTCCGCCGCCGGGTTACGACCGGCCGGTGGACCCCGAAGTGATGCCGGCCCGCTTCCCCGATCCGCGCGAGCCCGCGGGCAATCCCGATGTGGTGCTCACCGGACATGACCCGACCGACCGCAGCGCCGAATTCCGGCCGCGCGCTTAAGGAGACGCACGTCATGGATGCCGCAACCGCCTGGTCCGAGGCGATGAAGTTCGAGAACCGCCCGAATCCGTACCCCTATTTCGAGGAGCTGCGCAAGACGCCGGTGGCCAAGGTGTCGGAGAAGACCTACGTGGTGACGGGCTACCCGGAAGCGGTTGCGCTGTCGCATGATCCGCGGATCAGCTCCGATATCAGCCGCAGCCCGTCAGGTTTGTTCGGCGAGAAGCAGACCCACCTCGAACCGGTAGAGTCGGCCCAGGCGCGGGACTCCAGCATGCTGGTCTCCGACCCGCCCGAGCACGACCGGATGCGCAGACAGTTCATGCGCCACTTCGGCCCGCCACACTCCCCAGGCCTCATCCCCAGCATGGAGGGAATGGTCGCCGATCTGGCGAACAGCCTGCTGGACAAGGTGAAAGCGCGCGGCGGGACCCGGATGGATGTGGTGGAGGACTTCTCCTACCCGATCCCGGTGTCGGTGATCTTCCGGGTGCTGGGCGCACCGATCGAGGACGAGCCGAAGTTCCACAGCTGGGTTACCGATTTCATGCAGGGCGCCGACGTGGGTCCCGAGGCGCACACCGAGGAGGGCAAGGCCGCGGCGGCCAAAGCCGTCTCCAGCATGGTCGAGTTGGGTTCCTACGTCCACGATCTCGTGGAGCGCCTGAGCCGTGAACCGGCGCCGGGTCTGCTGTCGGCGGCGCTGCACGACGACGGTCCCGACGGCCCGGTGTCGAAGGAAGCCGCCGAATCCAACGCGCTGCTGTTGCTGGTGGCCGGCCACGACTCGACGGTGAACACCATCACGAACTGTGTGATGACGTTGCTGCGCAACCGGGGTTCGTGGGACCTGGTGCGCGACAATCCCGATCTGGTTCCGCGCACCATCGAGGAGGTGCAGCGGTTGCAGGGCGCCGTTCAGTTCTTCCCGAGCCGCTGGGCCACCGCCGACATCGAGATCGGTGGGACGCGGATTCCGGCCGGATCGGCGGTGTTCCTGGTGTGGGCGGCCGCCAACCGAGATCCCCGCAAGTTCGAGAACCCCGACCGGTTCGACCCGTTGCGCGAGGGCAATGAGCACCTCGGCTTCGGCAGCGGCATCCACACCTGCTTCGGCGGTCCGCTGGCCAGGCTGGAGATCAACGTCGCGCTGGAGATCTTCCTGCGCCGCGTGCGATCGCCACGACTGGTCGTCGACCCGCCGCCGTACCGACAGAACCAGGTGTTCCGCGGGCCCCGGCACCTGTGGGTGGACTTCACGTCGATCGACTGAGGCAATGCAGTAGTCGGTTACTGCATTCGCCAGCGAACCGACGCAATCAGGAGCGCTCACCAGCACCACGGGATACCGTTCTGACGTGCGCTTGTCGTGGCCGCTGACCGGTCGCAGCGGGCAGATGCAGACGATCGAGTCCGCCCTCGCGGCGCCGGATGTGGCCGGCGTCGTCATCTGCGGTGGAGCCGGAGTCGGCAAGAGCAGGATCGCGCGCGAAGTACTCGCCGCGGCGGAATCGTCCCGGCGTCAGGGCAAATGGGCCGTCGGCGCGTCATCGGCCCGCCAGATTCCGCTCGGTGCTTTCACCGCCTGGACCCAGCCAGCCGTGACCGACACCGTTCACCTGGTGCGCG encodes:
- a CDS encoding cytochrome P450; translation: MDAATAWSEAMKFENRPNPYPYFEELRKTPVAKVSEKTYVVTGYPEAVALSHDPRISSDISRSPSGLFGEKQTHLEPVESAQARDSSMLVSDPPEHDRMRRQFMRHFGPPHSPGLIPSMEGMVADLANSLLDKVKARGGTRMDVVEDFSYPIPVSVIFRVLGAPIEDEPKFHSWVTDFMQGADVGPEAHTEEGKAAAAKAVSSMVELGSYVHDLVERLSREPAPGLLSAALHDDGPDGPVSKEAAESNALLLLVAGHDSTVNTITNCVMTLLRNRGSWDLVRDNPDLVPRTIEEVQRLQGAVQFFPSRWATADIEIGGTRIPAGSAVFLVWAAANRDPRKFENPDRFDPLREGNEHLGFGSGIHTCFGGPLARLEINVALEIFLRRVRSPRLVVDPPPYRQNQVFRGPRHLWVDFTSID